A single window of Miltoncostaea oceani DNA harbors:
- a CDS encoding replication initiator protein A yields the protein MPPSPASRRNETVPLERPGVRRREGSAAADDNHLSGAEAQLALCEPDHLRRLEQPLKYGFADRSSARKGLEVAAGVAIADRLGSIRQTAGPPIGRHGYMAIVWLGSRWLQLEQAGASAVPFTQYRLLHDFGWAESGKNARQALKRTLLNLQDARWEGEVNDSETGRKTHEDHFGIIDRVLWPVVSDGRLERLGYIFLGSWFLEQLRHEAGVYIDWDVLRDLPPIARKLYGLLENDRFEDAGDGEEWQAYWLGPPFFASVGSTCARERDNVAAVSRACEAVASHPGTGYRFVRERVAVDDGWAHQLIVTRPAGTAGRRSPRTLTRTGT from the coding sequence GTGCCCCCCTCCCCCGCGTCCCGCCGCAACGAGACCGTCCCCCTGGAGCGTCCCGGCGTCCGCCGCCGCGAGGGCTCCGCCGCCGCGGACGACAACCACCTGAGCGGCGCGGAGGCGCAGCTCGCCCTCTGCGAACCGGACCACCTCCGCCGCCTCGAGCAGCCCCTCAAGTACGGCTTCGCGGACCGCTCCAGCGCCCGGAAGGGCCTCGAGGTCGCCGCCGGCGTCGCGATCGCCGACCGCCTCGGGTCGATCCGCCAGACCGCCGGCCCCCCGATCGGCCGTCACGGGTACATGGCGATCGTCTGGCTGGGGTCGCGGTGGCTGCAGCTCGAGCAGGCGGGGGCGTCGGCGGTGCCGTTCACCCAGTACCGCCTCCTCCACGACTTCGGGTGGGCGGAGTCCGGCAAGAACGCCCGCCAGGCCCTCAAGCGGACCCTCCTCAACCTCCAGGATGCCCGGTGGGAGGGTGAGGTCAACGACTCCGAGACGGGCCGCAAGACCCACGAGGACCACTTCGGGATCATCGACCGCGTCCTGTGGCCCGTCGTCTCCGACGGCCGGCTGGAGCGCCTCGGCTACATCTTCCTCGGCAGCTGGTTCCTGGAGCAGCTCCGCCACGAGGCGGGCGTCTACATCGACTGGGACGTCCTGCGGGACCTCCCCCCCATCGCCCGCAAGCTCTACGGCCTGCTGGAGAACGACCGGTTCGAGGACGCCGGCGACGGCGAGGAGTGGCAGGCGTACTGGCTGGGGCCCCCGTTCTTCGCGAGCGTCGGCTCCACCTGCGCGCGGGAGCGCGACAACGTCGCCGCCGTCTCCCGCGCCTGCGAGGCCGTCGCGAGCCACCCCGGCACCGGGTACCGGTTCGTCCGGGAGCGGGTCGCCGTCGACGACGGCTGGGCCCACCAGCTGATCGTCACCCGCCCCGCCGGCACCGCCGGCCGCCGCTCCCCCCGCACCCTCACCCGCACGGGGACCTAG
- a CDS encoding IS3 family transposase (programmed frameshift), protein MEQRERRARREFSEEFKARTVELIESSGKSIGAVCRELDLSETAVRRWVKQAQIDQGTAPGLTSDERAELARLRRENKVLREEREILKKAGGLLRHGDDAVSLYRFIAAEKAAHGVSTLCRTLGVSRSGFYSWAARPPSSRRREDEQLLERLRAVHRMSRGTYGAARIHAELRADGHRHGRKRIARLMREAGIEGTHRRRFQRTTERDPLRAPAADLVERRFLAECPNALWVADITYVRTWAGWLYVAVVVDAYSRRVVGWSMREDLRAELVVDAIQMALWRRQVEPGQLVHHSDRGSQYTSFACGRALREAGIAQSMGSRGDAYDNALAESFMSTLKTELIDRRSWPTRQQARTAIYDYIESWYNPRRRHSGLGYLSPAEFEAQHHRRQESAA, encoded by the exons ATGGAGCAGCGGGAGCGACGGGCACGGCGGGAGTTCAGTGAGGAGTTCAAGGCCCGCACGGTCGAGTTGATCGAGTCCTCGGGGAAGTCCATTGGGGCGGTCTGTCGAGAGCTCGACCTCAGCGAGACGGCGGTACGCCGGTGGGTCAAGCAGGCGCAGATCGACCAGGGCACGGCGCCGGGGCTCACCAGCGACGAACGCGCCGAGCTCGCCCGGCTTCGGCGTGAGAACAAGGTGTTGCGTGAGGAGCGGGAGATCCTGAAAAAAGCCG GCGGCCTTCTTCGCCACGGAGACGACGCGGTGAGCCTCTACCGGTTCATCGCCGCCGAGAAGGCCGCACACGGGGTCTCCACCCTCTGCAGGACGCTCGGCGTCTCACGCTCGGGCTTCTACTCGTGGGCCGCCCGACCACCGTCGAGCCGCCGGCGCGAGGATGAACAGCTCCTCGAGCGGCTCCGCGCGGTGCATCGGATGAGCCGCGGCACCTACGGCGCCGCCCGCATCCACGCCGAACTGCGTGCTGACGGCCACCGCCACGGCCGTAAGCGGATCGCCCGGTTGATGCGCGAGGCGGGGATCGAGGGCACCCACCGGCGCCGCTTCCAGCGCACCACCGAGCGCGACCCGCTGCGGGCCCCGGCCGCGGATCTGGTGGAGCGACGCTTCCTCGCCGAGTGCCCGAACGCGTTGTGGGTGGCTGACATCACCTACGTGCGGACCTGGGCGGGGTGGCTCTATGTCGCGGTGGTCGTCGATGCCTACAGCCGCCGCGTCGTCGGCTGGTCGATGCGCGAGGACCTGCGGGCCGAACTGGTCGTCGATGCGATCCAGATGGCGCTGTGGCGGCGCCAGGTGGAGCCCGGCCAGCTGGTGCACCACAGCGACCGGGGATCCCAGTACACGAGCTTCGCCTGCGGACGCGCCCTGCGCGAGGCGGGGATCGCCCAGTCGATGGGCTCACGTGGCGATGCCTATGACAACGCCCTCGCCGAGTCGTTCATGTCGACCCTCAAGACCGAGCTGATCGACCGACGCTCCTGGCCGACCCGCCAGCAGGCGCGGACCGCGATCTACGACTACATCGAGAGTTGGTACAACCCACGCCGCCGGCACTCGGGCCTCGGTTACCTCAGCCCCGCCGAGTTCGAGGCACAGCACCACCGCCGGCAGGAGTCGGCGGCCTAG
- a CDS encoding IS481 family transposase: MWTSLEKHHRLSDGVRRSGATPATAYKWLRRYRAEGAGGLLDRSSRPLHCPHRTDEATERQILKTRRIHRRGAQWIGDELGIAASTVGRVLARHQMPLLRDLDALTGDPVRRGPISRVRYERARPGELIHIDVKKLGRIPEGGGWRAHGRGPKPVINRAQGYDYVHSAIDDHSRLAYAEIHPDERGETCAAFIERAARFFGSMGITRIERVMSDNALNYRRSSAFQDVLGEMGARHVLIRPHCPWTNGKVERLNRTLLREWAYSQVFTSNAERAACLPEWLWHYNTRRRHSSLGGLPPISRLSTTW; this comes from the coding sequence ATGTGGACCTCCTTGGAGAAGCATCATCGCCTCTCCGATGGTGTCCGCAGAAGCGGGGCGACCCCAGCCACCGCCTACAAGTGGCTGCGGCGCTACCGGGCCGAGGGGGCCGGCGGCCTCCTCGATCGCTCGAGCCGGCCTCTTCACTGCCCGCACCGCACCGACGAGGCGACCGAGCGACAGATCCTCAAGACACGCCGCATCCATCGACGCGGAGCCCAGTGGATCGGCGACGAGCTCGGAATCGCGGCCTCGACGGTGGGCCGAGTACTCGCCCGCCACCAGATGCCGCTGCTGCGTGACCTGGATGCGCTCACCGGAGACCCCGTGCGGCGCGGGCCGATCAGCCGCGTGCGCTACGAGCGCGCACGGCCGGGTGAGTTGATCCACATCGACGTCAAGAAGCTCGGGCGGATCCCCGAGGGCGGGGGCTGGCGGGCCCATGGCAGAGGGCCAAAGCCGGTGATCAACCGCGCCCAGGGCTATGACTATGTCCACTCGGCGATCGACGACCACTCACGGCTTGCCTACGCGGAGATCCACCCCGACGAGCGCGGTGAGACCTGCGCTGCCTTCATCGAGCGGGCGGCCCGCTTCTTCGGCTCGATGGGCATCACCCGCATCGAGCGGGTGATGAGCGACAACGCCCTCAACTACCGGCGCTCGAGCGCATTTCAGGATGTCCTCGGCGAGATGGGCGCTCGCCATGTCCTGATCCGCCCCCACTGCCCGTGGACCAACGGCAAGGTCGAGCGGCTCAACCGCACGCTGCTCAGGGAGTGGGCCTACTCGCAGGTCTTCACCTCGAACGCCGAGCGGGCCGCGTGCCTGCCAGAGTGGCTCTGGCACTACAACACGCGGCGCCGCCACAGCTCACTGGGCGGCCTCCCACCGATCAGCCGCCTGTCAACAACGTGGTGA